From the genome of Zingiber officinale cultivar Zhangliang unplaced genomic scaffold, Zo_v1.1 ctg177, whole genome shotgun sequence, one region includes:
- the LOC122036580 gene encoding two-component response regulator ORR24-like: MATTNEFPISIRVLAIDNDPICLKLLENLLIRCQYQVVATTEASSGLRMLRENMHEFDLVITDIHMADMDGFMLLQIITREFGIPVIIYIPWPAIAVSSVDGARQTVAKAVVHGACQYLLKPVRMQELRNVWQHVLRKKLVGGKPNALADSEGSYSSDFNASDDENAVGGNFPPEFGDSRGGKKPRISWTLELHQKFLAAINELGIDSKFTPSPVSFLSSDEIHDFLRAVCRGCAEEDTRSYERREPDEGESRQPFTGTLASSRSIFALFFSQRVMIFDLCLQKYRQYVRRLKELTDRNSSVNPGGLSFRNLSRMKSDSLDVFRRYHAVGRMRILPPLASFPTYPVAGVDVLSGAAALGHRPGHFGSYQSFGFAGNNCFRPNSLGGSAPTPLDQLGEIQQQVSGLLGGSGSVPDGLGWLLQGNNPQMADGEEDSFDFEIDFPELDRCLPEQAWRNINGDPASERLAGALPGCQSAVNMDEAAQSCEINGDGEEDSSTKGLV, encoded by the exons ATGGCGACCACCAATGAGTTCCCCATAAGCATTCGAGTTCTCGCCATCGACAACGATCCCATCTGCCTCAAGTTGCTAGAAAATCTCCTAATCCGATGCCAATACCAAGTCGTGGCGACTACTGAGGCGAGCAGCGGCCTGAGGATGTTGAGAGAGAACATGCACGAGTTTGATCTGGTCATCACCGACATCCACATGGCGGACATGGACGGATTCATGCTCCTCCAGATCATAACTCGAGAATTTGGCATTCCAGTCATCa TTTACATTCCTTGGCCGGCGATTGCAGTATCGTCGGTAGATGGAGCGAGGCAGACAGTGGCGAAGGCGGTGGTTCACGGAGCTTGCCAGTACTTGCTGAAGCCTGTGCGGATGCAAGAACTGAGGAACGTATGGCAACACGTGCTCCGGAAGAAGCTCGTCGGCGGGAAACCGAACGCGCTTGCGGATTCCGAAGGCAGCTACTCGAGCGATTTCAACGCGAGCGACGACGAAAACGCCGTCGGAGGAAATTTTCCTCCGGAATTCGGCGATTCGCGCGGCGGCAAGAAGCCCAGAATCAGTTGGACTCTGGAACTTCACCAGAAATTTCTCGCCGCCATCAACGAACTCGGCATCGACAGTAAGTTCACTCCCTCCCCTGTTTCATTTCTTTCCTCGGACGAAATTCACGATTTCTTGCGGGCGGTTTGCAGAGGCTGTGCCGAAGAAGATACTCGATCTTATGAACGTCGAGAACCTGACGAGGGAGAAAGTCGCCAGCCATTTACAGGCACGCTAGCTAGCTCTCGATCGATCTTTGCACTTTTCTTTTCGCAGCGTGTTATGATCTTCGATCTTTGTTTGCAGAAGTACCGGCAGTACGTGAGGAGACTCAAGGAGCTGACGGACCGTAATTCTAGCGTGAATCCCGGCGGCTTGTCGTTCAGGAATCTATCGCGGATGAAGAGCGACTCGCTGGATGTTTTCAGGCGCTACCATGCAGTGGGGCGGATGCGGATACTCCCGCCGCTCGCTTCTTTCCCGACCTATCCGGTCGCCGGAGTTGATGTGCTCTCCGGTGCAGCAGCGCTCGGCCACAGGCCGGGCCATTTTGGGAGCTACCAGAGCTTCGGATTCGCAGGGAATAATTGCTTCCGGCCAAATTCGCTCGGCGGATCAGCGCCGACGCCTCTCGATCAGCTGGGGGAGATACAGCAGCAAGTGAGTGGTTTGCTCGGTGGCAGCGGCTCTGTTCCTGACGGCCTCGGTTGGCTGCTGCAGGGGAATAACCCACAAATGGCGGACGGAGAAGAAGACTCGTTCGACTTTGAAATCGATTTCCCTGAGCTCGATCGTTGCTTGCCTGAGCAAGCGTGGAGAAATATTAATGGCGACCCAGCGAGCGAGCGTCTGGCCGGCGCGCTGCCTGGATGCCAATCGGCTGTGAACATGGATGAAGCCGCTCAGAGTTGTGAAATTAATGGAGACGGTGAGGAGGATTCTTCCACCAAAGGTCTTGTGTGA